Proteins encoded by one window of Caldalkalibacillus uzonensis:
- a CDS encoding UbiD family decarboxylase, translating to MLKCQSLRTWLEHLKKNGELASIDEKVSLQFEVAGMTKMLDGKKAAYFTDVEGYDIPVVAGIATTRKQFADALDITEREMNEKFLHALDHPLTCQQVESHEAPVHEVVVKDDDIDLLKMLPIPVHHEKDSGHYISAGLAIAKDPKTGSQNVSIHRLQVSGRNRLGALLLPRHLYNFYKNAEEQGKPLEVAIVIGVDPITLLASQAIAPLGQDEMEIAGALKGESVPVVKCKTIDVFVPAHAEIVLEGKILPHVREAEGPFGEFPKYYGPRSDKEVIEISTITHRKNPIYQTIVPASYEHLLLGGIPREASILRALRNTVPTVKNVHLTLGGTCRYHLIVSMQKRNEGEAKNVILAAFAAHYDIKHVTVVDDEVDIFNLEEVEWALATRFQADKDLVIVNGALGSKLDPSTSNGVSSKMGFDCTVPLNSEPMAYERIKIPGIEKLNVDKYLK from the coding sequence ATGCTTAAATGCCAATCCTTACGAACCTGGTTAGAACATTTGAAGAAAAATGGAGAGCTGGCCAGTATTGATGAAAAGGTTTCACTGCAATTTGAAGTTGCCGGTATGACAAAAATGTTGGATGGAAAAAAGGCGGCATATTTTACTGATGTTGAAGGTTATGATATTCCTGTCGTTGCAGGGATAGCCACAACACGTAAGCAATTTGCCGATGCGTTGGATATAACGGAACGAGAGATGAATGAGAAGTTTTTACATGCTCTTGATCACCCTCTAACCTGTCAGCAAGTTGAAAGCCATGAAGCTCCGGTTCATGAAGTAGTGGTTAAGGACGATGATATTGATCTGTTAAAAATGCTTCCTATTCCAGTTCATCATGAAAAAGATTCAGGGCATTATATCTCGGCCGGGCTTGCAATAGCTAAAGATCCTAAGACAGGAAGTCAAAATGTGTCAATACACCGATTGCAAGTATCGGGACGGAATCGGCTGGGTGCATTACTTCTTCCCAGACATTTATATAATTTTTATAAAAATGCGGAAGAACAAGGAAAACCATTAGAAGTCGCTATTGTAATTGGCGTTGATCCCATTACGCTTTTGGCATCCCAAGCTATTGCGCCGCTTGGCCAGGATGAAATGGAGATTGCCGGAGCTTTGAAAGGTGAATCAGTCCCTGTTGTCAAATGCAAAACCATTGATGTATTTGTACCGGCACATGCCGAAATTGTACTCGAAGGGAAAATTCTCCCCCATGTGAGGGAAGCTGAGGGTCCTTTCGGAGAGTTTCCTAAATATTATGGACCCAGGAGTGACAAAGAGGTTATTGAAATATCAACGATCACCCATCGCAAAAACCCCATTTATCAAACCATAGTTCCTGCCAGTTATGAACATCTATTGTTGGGTGGAATTCCTAGGGAAGCGAGCATATTAAGAGCTTTACGCAATACTGTTCCCACAGTGAAAAACGTGCATTTAACCTTGGGAGGCACTTGTCGTTATCATCTCATTGTGTCTATGCAGAAGAGAAACGAAGGTGAAGCAAAAAACGTCATATTGGCAGCGTTTGCAGCCCATTATGATATTAAACATGTCACTGTGGTAGATGACGAAGTTGATATTTTTAATCTGGAAGAGGTCGAATGGGCATTAGCAACCAGGTTTCAAGCAGATAAGGATTTGGTAATCGTAAATGGTGCACTCGGTTCAAAGCTAGATCCTTCTACCAGTAACGGGGTCAGCTCAAAAATGGGATTTGATTGTACAGTACCATTAAATAGTGAACCGATGGCATATGAACGCATCAAAATTCCAGGAATAGAAAAGCTTAATGTTGATAAGTACTTAAAATAA
- a CDS encoding UbiX family flavin prenyltransferase, whose product MKKIVIGITGASGSIYGIRTIEALSHLQVETHVVISPSAIKTIVYETDYTLEQIASISTKVYEHNDIGASISSGSFIVDGMIIAPCSIKTLSSIANSFNDNLITRVADVTLKERRKLVLLLRETPLHLGHIKLMQSVTEMGGIILPPVPSFYHKPRTIDDIVNHSVGKALDQFGIEARLFERWKGLK is encoded by the coding sequence ATGAAAAAAATAGTCATTGGAATAACGGGAGCCAGTGGATCCATTTATGGAATAAGAACAATAGAAGCGCTCAGTCACTTACAAGTAGAGACACATGTTGTTATCAGTCCATCGGCAATAAAGACAATTGTTTATGAAACTGATTATACACTGGAGCAAATTGCGTCCATTAGTACAAAAGTATATGAGCATAATGATATCGGAGCAAGCATCTCAAGCGGTTCATTTATTGTTGATGGTATGATTATAGCCCCTTGTTCAATTAAAACACTATCATCTATTGCCAACAGTTTTAATGACAACTTGATTACACGAGTGGCAGATGTAACGTTGAAGGAAAGAAGAAAACTTGTGCTTTTGCTTCGTGAAACACCTTTACATTTGGGTCATATTAAATTAATGCAATCAGTGACTGAGATGGGGGGGATCATTCTTCCTCCTGTGCCAAGTTTTTACCATAAACCAAGAACAATTGATGATATTGTCAATCACAGTGTCGGAAAAGCTTTGGATCAGTTTGGAATAGAAGCTCGCTTATTCGAAAGATGGAAAGGACTAAAATAA
- a CDS encoding TAXI family TRAP transporter solute-binding subunit has protein sequence MIGRKFPLILLLTFVALVACSQETVQTSNGSEANGDETLSSTGSESISLNMATLSQGSSWYVYGATMASILQDEVDEINRVDVLPYSGGYGNVDLLDNGEADIALTFNLNNLWAYNGDNGYEQKYENIRALVGGMDKYYVGIVMTNEFVDRYDITSIADIKEKEIPIRLLTVNRGSQGEMAARQILEVYGLDYDTIKSYGGSVEHTSFDVVQSSIQDGRGDMFIQVMTEGHPAFTEIAIQTPVTFISVEDEYLEKLREYGYVKNILPPNVYNGQDYEVQSPGLSTTLTTTTELSEDLAYAITKALAENKERLVDGHNALSYYIPEEGLHPDNIGRIPLHPGAEKYYQEKGWLE, from the coding sequence GTGATTGGAAGAAAATTCCCATTAATATTACTTCTCACTTTTGTTGCATTGGTAGCTTGTTCTCAAGAAACTGTACAGACGAGTAATGGTTCAGAAGCTAACGGGGATGAAACACTTTCATCAACAGGGAGTGAATCAATCTCACTAAACATGGCCACTTTATCTCAAGGAAGCTCATGGTATGTATATGGAGCTACAATGGCCTCCATTCTTCAGGACGAAGTTGATGAAATTAACAGAGTTGATGTGCTGCCGTATTCTGGGGGATATGGTAATGTTGATCTTCTTGACAACGGAGAAGCCGATATAGCCTTGACGTTTAATTTAAATAATCTATGGGCTTATAACGGTGATAATGGTTATGAACAAAAATACGAAAATATACGTGCATTAGTTGGTGGTATGGATAAATATTATGTGGGAATTGTTATGACTAACGAATTTGTTGACAGATATGATATTACTTCTATAGCAGATATAAAGGAAAAAGAAATTCCTATTAGACTACTAACAGTTAATAGGGGAAGTCAAGGAGAAATGGCTGCTAGGCAAATACTTGAAGTCTATGGACTGGATTATGACACAATTAAATCATATGGGGGATCAGTAGAACACACTTCGTTCGATGTAGTACAGTCTTCAATACAAGATGGGAGAGGTGATATGTTTATCCAGGTCATGACTGAAGGGCACCCAGCATTCACTGAAATTGCCATACAAACACCAGTAACTTTCATCTCAGTTGAAGATGAGTATTTAGAAAAACTAAGAGAGTATGGATATGTTAAAAATATTCTCCCTCCAAATGTGTATAACGGACAAGATTATGAAGTTCAGTCTCCTGGGCTGTCAACGACACTTACAACCACTACTGAACTTTCTGAGGATTTAGCCTATGCAATCACAAAAGCCTTGGCAGAAAATAAAGAAAGACTCGTAGATGGTCATAACGCCTTATCATATTATATCCCCGAAGAAGGTCTACATCCAGATAATATTGGAAGAATCCCTCTTCATCCTGGAGCGGAAAAATACTATCAAGAGAAAGGTTGGTTAGAATAA
- a CDS encoding aldehyde dehydrogenase family protein yields MQVKTDFFKKNYIAGQWIESSTGEMIISINPATEQIIGSSPKSGLEDIRLAIDSAAHAFQATDWRYNSAKRSEALMRWAAKLNEEKESIAKILTMENGKTIRESRIELTACIDTLKYYAGMARSLFGRSITPSAESYSIIDKEPIGVVGIISPWNWPAMLMIREVAPALAAGNAVILKPASQTPLTSLTIVKLVDEVEEFPAGIVNMVTGPGALIGNELTINPKVDALSFTGDTNTGKQLMKQAADKVKKLALELGGKSPHILFPDANLKKAIPNITHSIFITAGQMCFAGTRVIVHESIHKEVVEALRQQAERLKVGNGLEESTDMGPVISEKQLKKVLEYCDIGREEAKLVTGGNRLRGGEYDQGFYLQPTIFDEVPIESRLAQEEIFGPVLAVQVFKEEEEAIALANGTIFGLAAGIWTNDVNRAIRVARKVKAGTVWINTYNKNYPQTEFGGYKESGLGRTRGIEGLMEYTETKHINIQIDEN; encoded by the coding sequence ATGCAGGTTAAAACCGATTTTTTCAAAAAAAATTATATTGCAGGTCAATGGATTGAATCCAGTACAGGGGAAATGATAATTTCTATCAATCCAGCCACAGAACAGATAATCGGTTCATCTCCCAAGTCAGGGTTGGAAGATATCCGCTTAGCAATTGATTCAGCAGCACATGCTTTTCAAGCAACGGATTGGAGATACAATTCAGCTAAACGTTCAGAGGCATTAATGAGATGGGCTGCTAAACTTAACGAGGAGAAGGAAAGTATAGCCAAAATATTAACCATGGAAAATGGAAAAACAATTAGAGAGTCAAGAATTGAATTAACAGCTTGTATCGATACCCTTAAGTATTATGCTGGAATGGCCCGCAGTTTGTTTGGACGCTCTATTACTCCATCAGCAGAGTCATACAGCATAATTGATAAAGAACCAATAGGGGTTGTGGGTATTATTTCACCATGGAACTGGCCGGCTATGCTCATGATTCGGGAAGTAGCCCCAGCTCTTGCTGCTGGTAATGCAGTGATCTTAAAGCCTGCCAGCCAAACGCCTTTAACTAGCCTTACTATTGTAAAATTAGTTGATGAGGTAGAAGAGTTTCCTGCTGGAATTGTAAACATGGTGACTGGACCGGGAGCGCTGATTGGTAATGAGCTGACAATAAATCCGAAAGTTGATGCACTCAGTTTTACAGGTGATACTAATACAGGTAAGCAATTAATGAAGCAAGCTGCTGACAAGGTTAAGAAATTAGCATTAGAATTGGGAGGAAAATCACCTCATATTCTTTTTCCAGATGCCAATCTTAAAAAAGCGATTCCGAACATAACTCACTCAATATTTATTACTGCAGGTCAAATGTGTTTTGCCGGCACCCGGGTCATTGTACATGAATCCATACACAAAGAAGTAGTTGAAGCGCTTCGTCAACAAGCAGAAAGATTAAAAGTTGGCAATGGCCTTGAAGAATCAACAGACATGGGCCCAGTCATTTCGGAAAAACAATTAAAGAAGGTGTTAGAATACTGTGATATTGGCCGGGAAGAGGCAAAACTGGTAACAGGGGGTAATAGACTGAGGGGAGGTGAGTATGACCAGGGCTTTTATCTCCAACCCACCATTTTTGACGAGGTACCGATTGAATCCAGATTAGCCCAGGAGGAAATATTTGGTCCTGTTTTAGCTGTTCAAGTATTTAAAGAAGAAGAAGAAGCTATTGCTTTAGCTAATGGAACTATTTTTGGTCTGGCAGCTGGTATATGGACCAATGATGTAAACCGGGCTATCCGTGTCGCTAGAAAAGTTAAGGCTGGTACGGTGTGGATTAACACGTATAACAAAAATTATCCTCAAACTGAATTCGGAGGTTATAAAGAAAGTGGATTAGGCCGTACAAGGGGCATAGAGGGCTTGATGGAGTATACCGAGACGAAGCATATAAATATTCAAATAGATGAAAATTAA